Proteins co-encoded in one Betaproteobacteria bacterium genomic window:
- a CDS encoding SH3 domain-containing protein, with protein sequence MNGWRWLGACLLTSAAAFAQAEEKGFTLRDLDVRGKPFLDSETVGKLPQQAPVTVITRQGGWIQIKADKTQGWVRLLSVRLGNPDPARNESSVASVFGAGRRGSSTATVTTGVRGFSEEDLKQAQPNPEEAKKMEGYAAGINSAAFAASGSLTPQNVPYFDAEGQPEGGKK encoded by the coding sequence ATGAATGGATGGCGATGGCTTGGCGCCTGCCTGCTGACGTCGGCGGCGGCATTCGCGCAGGCCGAGGAAAAAGGCTTCACGCTGCGCGACCTCGACGTGCGCGGCAAGCCCTTCCTCGATTCCGAAACGGTGGGCAAACTGCCGCAGCAGGCGCCGGTGACGGTGATCACCCGCCAGGGAGGATGGATCCAGATCAAGGCGGACAAGACCCAGGGCTGGGTGCGTCTGCTGAGCGTGCGCCTGGGCAATCCCGACCCGGCCCGCAACGAATCGTCCGTGGCGTCCGTGTTCGGCGCAGGGCGGCGCGGCTCCTCGACGGCGACGGTCACGACCGGCGTTCGCGGCTTCTCCGAGGAAGACCTGAAGCAGGCTCAGCCCAATCCCGAGGAGGCGAAGAAAATGGAGGGCTACGCCGCGGGCATCAATTCCGCCGCCTTTGCGGCGAGCGGGAGCCTCACGCCTCAGAACGTTCCATACTTCGACGCCGAAGGCCAGCCGGAAGGGGGCAAGAAATGA